One window of the Runella slithyformis DSM 19594 genome contains the following:
- a CDS encoding O-antigen ligase family protein, which translates to MLTLLNNERSRFWLYGLAGLAGASICGYLIAKLGIAGAGVSVVMPIAFLILVSVFVEPRIGLLLYLQLNFLIGVVARFLTIDVPFGTFIDASLILTMLSLMVNAKRYDWGRLHNPVFYLVGLWVFFTILEFFNPEAPYKPAWLYNFRKFSLYWILATCIVLVVPFRKSDIKILIRTWLFWSFLGALWGFKQQYIGLTAGEQNWLNMGAAKTHVLFGVLRIFSFYTDASQFGAEMAATTLVCVIWFFEEKKWTYKLGYLFLALVYFWGYALSGTRSALFVLLGGYAFYLLLRKDIKKMLIGGAVALPVFIILMYTNIGSGNYQVQRMRTALRPMEDPSFLLRLQNKQKLALLMESFPFGAGLGTSEAVGQRFSPNHWASQIAPDSWYVILWIETGKVGMTLYVIILVSIIAFGMWKVWQIKDPWLFKIMVTMLAELGGIAVMAYSNPVMGQFPTSGVIFISMAMLSICTQWDTDTSIERPLPKSAFIKV; encoded by the coding sequence ATGCTAACTTTACTCAACAACGAACGATCAAGGTTTTGGCTTTACGGGCTTGCGGGCTTAGCGGGCGCGTCTATATGCGGTTATTTGATTGCTAAGCTGGGTATTGCAGGGGCAGGAGTTTCGGTGGTCATGCCAATCGCTTTTTTAATTTTGGTCAGCGTTTTTGTCGAGCCGCGCATAGGCCTGTTGTTATACCTTCAGCTCAATTTTCTGATCGGTGTTGTGGCCCGTTTTCTGACGATAGACGTACCGTTTGGAACCTTTATTGATGCTTCACTAATTCTTACCATGCTCAGTCTGATGGTCAATGCCAAGCGGTATGACTGGGGACGGCTGCACAATCCCGTTTTTTACCTGGTCGGGCTGTGGGTTTTTTTTACCATCCTTGAATTTTTTAATCCGGAAGCTCCCTATAAGCCGGCTTGGCTCTACAACTTTCGTAAATTTTCTCTCTATTGGATTTTAGCCACCTGTATCGTGTTGGTGGTCCCGTTCAGGAAATCCGACATTAAAATCCTGATTCGTACGTGGCTGTTTTGGTCCTTTTTAGGCGCCCTTTGGGGGTTTAAGCAACAGTACATCGGATTGACGGCCGGCGAGCAAAATTGGCTCAACATGGGGGCTGCCAAAACGCATGTGCTGTTTGGCGTTTTACGTATTTTTTCATTTTATACAGACGCTTCCCAATTCGGAGCCGAAATGGCCGCTACCACGTTGGTCTGCGTGATCTGGTTTTTTGAGGAAAAAAAGTGGACGTATAAGCTTGGATACCTTTTTTTAGCGTTGGTTTATTTTTGGGGATATGCACTATCCGGTACGCGCAGTGCATTGTTTGTACTGCTTGGAGGCTATGCATTCTATCTGCTTTTACGAAAAGATATTAAGAAGATGCTCATCGGGGGAGCCGTGGCGTTGCCGGTCTTTATCATTCTGATGTATACCAACATCGGTAGCGGTAACTATCAGGTACAGCGGATGCGTACAGCTTTGCGACCCATGGAGGACCCTTCTTTCCTGTTACGACTTCAAAACAAACAAAAATTGGCTCTTCTAATGGAAAGCTTCCCCTTTGGGGCCGGGTTGGGCACTTCCGAAGCAGTAGGTCAGCGTTTTTCACCCAATCACTGGGCCTCTCAGATTGCACCCGATAGCTGGTATGTGATTCTTTGGATAGAGACGGGCAAGGTTGGAATGACCCTTTATGTGATTATTTTGGTAAGCATCATTGCGTTTGGAATGTGGAAAGTCTGGCAAATAAAAGATCCGTGGCTCTTCAAGATCATGGTTACCATGCTGGCGGAGTTGGGCGGAATCGCGGTAATGGCTTACTCAAACCCCGTTATGGGTCAGTTTCCTACGAGCGGAGTTATTTTTATCTCTATGGCAATGCTGTCCATCTGTACTCAGTGGGATACGGATACATCCATCGAAAGGCCCTTGCCCAAATCAGCGTTCATAAAAGTTTAA
- a CDS encoding beta-1,6-N-acetylglucosaminyltransferase translates to MKVAHLILAHAQPRQLARLINSLQHPDADFYVHLDLKIDKNPFEAIIQGKNIFFVQQRVKVRWGAYSMVQATLNGFEDILASGVAYQYVNLLSGQDYPLQKPAKIHSFLEANYPNLYMEFLPVEEEWKEAIPRLTRYHLVNFDIPLKYTIEAWMNKILPNRKIPEQMVAVGRSQWFTITLDAVRYIVDYLKKKPKTVRFFKLTWGVDELIFQTILYNSALKTTMVNENLRYIDWSEGKSSPKTLTIADKVLLESSGKFFARKFNAEVDEVILNHLDAV, encoded by the coding sequence ATGAAAGTTGCGCATTTAATTTTGGCACATGCCCAGCCTCGGCAACTCGCAAGGCTTATTAATTCCTTACAGCATCCTGATGCCGATTTTTATGTACACCTTGACCTGAAAATAGATAAAAACCCTTTTGAAGCCATCATTCAAGGCAAAAACATCTTTTTTGTACAGCAAAGAGTGAAGGTACGTTGGGGGGCTTACAGTATGGTTCAGGCAACGTTAAACGGATTTGAAGATATATTGGCGTCGGGCGTGGCATATCAGTACGTAAATCTGTTGAGCGGGCAGGATTATCCATTGCAAAAACCGGCAAAAATTCATTCTTTTCTGGAGGCCAATTACCCCAATCTATACATGGAATTTCTGCCGGTCGAAGAAGAATGGAAGGAGGCGATTCCGCGACTGACCCGTTATCATTTGGTTAATTTTGATATTCCCTTAAAATACACAATCGAAGCCTGGATGAACAAAATACTGCCCAACCGAAAAATACCCGAACAAATGGTAGCCGTCGGGCGTTCGCAGTGGTTTACCATTACCCTGGACGCCGTTCGCTACATTGTGGATTATCTGAAAAAAAAACCTAAAACGGTTCGTTTTTTTAAGCTGACCTGGGGGGTGGATGAACTTATCTTTCAGACCATTTTGTACAATTCTGCGCTGAAAACCACGATGGTCAACGAAAATCTGCGCTACATTGATTGGTCGGAAGGAAAAAGCAGTCCTAAGACGCTGACCATAGCCGATAAAGTGCTTTTAGAGAGCAGCGGAAAATTCTTTGCCCGAAAATTTAATGCCGAAGTGGATGAAGTAATTTTAAATCATCTGGATGCAGTCTGA
- a CDS encoding acyltransferase, protein MSLKSYLDSRPALKHFVHRMLIPKGQARPRRWVSWFVNPFIHKKHRSSAIRSNVRLDVLPFNAFSLGAHSTIESFSVVNNGVGAVTIGAHCTVGIGSVVIGPVSIGSDVIIAQHVVMSGLNHVYEDIMLPIHSQPVTTRPIVIEAECWIGANAVITAGVTIGKHSVVAGGSVVTKDVPPYSVVGGNPARILKQYNSVTGNWQKPTAAPVTQ, encoded by the coding sequence ATGAGTCTGAAATCCTATTTGGACAGCCGCCCCGCGCTCAAACATTTTGTACACCGAATGCTTATTCCCAAGGGGCAGGCCCGTCCGCGGCGGTGGGTGAGCTGGTTTGTCAATCCGTTCATTCACAAAAAGCATCGGTCCTCGGCCATCCGCTCCAACGTTCGGCTGGATGTGCTGCCCTTCAATGCGTTCTCTTTGGGAGCGCACAGTACCATCGAATCGTTCAGCGTGGTAAACAACGGAGTAGGTGCCGTCACTATCGGTGCGCATTGTACGGTAGGGATCGGTTCCGTGGTAATCGGCCCCGTCAGTATCGGCTCTGATGTCATTATTGCACAGCACGTAGTCATGTCGGGCTTGAATCACGTCTACGAAGACATTATGTTACCCATTCACAGTCAACCCGTTACCACACGCCCCATTGTGATCGAAGCAGAGTGCTGGATCGGAGCCAATGCCGTTATTACGGCGGGAGTGACCATCGGAAAGCATTCGGTCGTGGCAGGAGGAAGTGTAGTGACCAAGGATGTTCCGCCGTATTCGGTCGTGGGCGGAAATCCGGCCCGTATTCTGAAACAATACAATTCGGTCACGGGCAACTGGCAAAAACCAACTGCTGCGCCGGTGACTCAATAA
- a CDS encoding glycosyltransferase, producing the protein MTVPSKKYNIVITSRQIWEETHLGSNIRDMARVLSQSHQVLFVNDPLDWSAVISQKSGRAALRREFLAKHQGQRLIQDGNNLWVLNPESVIASINWLPDGALYDWFNRINTQKIAREIIAAVQKLGWDSFILINDNDMLQGFFMKELLQPKVSVYYLRDNFLAVDFWRKHGLRLEPLLMKKVDMIASNSIYLANQAGRYNPTSVYVGQGCDLQLFDSGKIDGIPADLQAIPHPRIGYAGALTGLRLDGELLETVARQRPDWQVILIGSTDDSFPVERLKTLPNIHFLGSKTPQQIPAYLEGMDVLINPQKLNEVTIGNYPRKIDEYLAMGKPIVAVKTETMSLFKDHVNLAETSDAFIAHIEDILRGKELSTAGERIAFAHQHSWENSVGDLIQAIENRFLSKIPSKK; encoded by the coding sequence ATGACCGTCCCCTCCAAAAAGTATAATATTGTCATCACTTCCCGGCAAATTTGGGAAGAAACCCACTTAGGAAGTAATATTCGGGATATGGCCCGGGTATTATCCCAATCCCATCAGGTTTTGTTCGTTAATGACCCTCTGGATTGGTCGGCCGTTATCTCTCAAAAATCGGGCCGCGCAGCCCTGCGTCGTGAATTTCTGGCCAAACATCAAGGCCAACGCCTGATTCAGGACGGTAATAATCTATGGGTTTTGAATCCGGAGTCGGTGATTGCCTCTATCAATTGGCTGCCCGATGGAGCGCTGTACGACTGGTTCAATCGCATCAATACCCAAAAAATAGCCCGTGAAATCATTGCTGCGGTTCAAAAACTGGGGTGGGATTCTTTTATTTTGATCAATGACAATGATATGTTGCAGGGCTTTTTCATGAAAGAACTGCTGCAGCCCAAGGTCTCGGTATATTATTTACGTGACAATTTTCTGGCCGTTGATTTTTGGCGCAAACACGGCCTGCGTCTGGAGCCTTTGCTGATGAAAAAAGTGGATATGATTGCCAGCAATTCCATTTATCTGGCCAATCAGGCCGGCCGATACAATCCAACATCGGTATATGTGGGTCAGGGGTGTGATTTACAACTCTTTGATTCCGGCAAAATTGATGGCATTCCTGCTGATCTGCAAGCCATTCCTCATCCACGCATCGGCTACGCAGGAGCACTCACCGGTCTGCGCTTAGACGGTGAACTGCTCGAAACAGTAGCCCGTCAACGCCCTGATTGGCAGGTTATTCTGATTGGATCTACCGATGATTCTTTTCCCGTTGAACGTTTAAAAACACTGCCGAATATTCACTTTTTGGGCTCCAAAACGCCCCAACAGATCCCTGCCTATTTGGAGGGCATGGATGTACTGATCAACCCTCAGAAGCTCAACGAGGTCACCATTGGCAACTATCCGCGCAAGATCGACGAATACCTCGCCATGGGCAAGCCTATCGTAGCCGTCAAAACCGAAACCATGTCGTTGTTTAAAGATCATGTCAATCTGGCCGAGACCTCCGATGCATTCATCGCCCACATTGAAGATATCCTCCGGGGCAAAGAACTTTCGACGGCAGGTGAGCGCATTGCCTTTGCCCACCAACATTCCTGGGAAAATTCCGTAGGAGATTTAATACAGGCCATTGAAAATCGCTTTCTTTCAAAAATACCCTCTAAAAAATGA